The Cervus canadensis isolate Bull #8, Minnesota chromosome 5, ASM1932006v1, whole genome shotgun sequence genome contains the following window.
CGGGGTTGCAGCAGTAGGTTCGCGTGGGCCCTGGGACTGAGGTTGTGTGTCTCGTTATTGGGGGccggtggagggggaggtggcgAGGAGAAGTGGAGTTCTAGCTCTCGGCAAACGGGGATGGGGACGTCTGTGTACAAGATCGGGCCCCAGACGCCCAGCGGAAAAGGAGAGGTGTGTGCGCACTTGGCGGGATTCCAGCCCGGAGCCGGCAGGACCGCGGGCTCTGCTCCGCTCTTGGGGGAAGTGTTCTCCAGAAGACTCTTTGAGTGCCCCCACCCCTTGGGCAGCTCTCAGGACTGcgtctgccccctccctccctcccccttcctccggAGGTCCCTCGGCCTGTTCCCGCCGTGGCTTGTACACATTTTCCGATTTCCTGTTAACCTCCGCCCAGCAGCGGCCGCTGGGTGACTCAGGACCCCTGTGCCGGGCCCCCAGCTCCATGAGATCTTTGTTTGCTCAGGCCTTTGGCTCTGGCCCTCTGGCCTAGGGCCCTCAAAGGATTTCCTGAGGCCCGCCCCTGCCCTCTGACAGCCGGGCCAGCGGGCAAGcacaggcctggggtgggggtcctTGAGACTGGGGTGGCCACCCCTTCCACTGTGCGCGGGAGATGGAGCGTGGAGAGGTAAGATGGAAGCTCTCACAGGGtccttggggtgggggtgtcatGAGTTACCCTGGGCCGAAGTCAGCTTTGGCACCGGTTGGTTTGAAATGGCCTCTGGGAAAGAGGTTTTCCTCTTCTTGCTCCCGCTTGGGGTGAAGTGGTGAGAGAGCCTTCCACTTCCTCCCAAGAGCTGAGCTGCGCTGGGAGTGGGCCCCTGGAGACCTCCTCAGCCCCACAGGGCCTCTGCTTTGCCACCTGATGGGTCAGACCCTCAAGGGAGCAGCCCTGGCTGCTTCTACTCAGGCCACAGACCGCCCTGTCTGTCTGACCTCGGGAGGTCCCTTCTCAGTGCCgagtctctttttttgttgttattttaaaacattttggttgctctgggtctttgttgcggcacacaggtttctcttgttgcatgttctctagttgtggcgtgcgggcttagttgccttaCAGCATATGCGATCTcagttctgtgaccagggatggaacctgagtcgtctgcattggaaggaggattcttaaccactggactaccagggaagttcccggGGTCTCTTTTTTTGGATCCTAGACTTGAGAGCAGCCTGATTACGTGTGGCTGGCAGGGAAAGACTGGGGCCCAAGAGACAGtgcctttctgtctctgtgttgtggccttgagcaaattacgtcacctctctgtgcctcagtttcctcatctgtaaaatggggatgataactgCACCTACCTCATGGAGTTGCTGTCAGGTTCGACAGGTTCATGTCTGCACAGGTCTTAGAACAGAACACCCTATAAatgttaacagtttttttttcctcttccccttctctctgaTGGCAGACGACAGGAACGTGGGCTGGAACGTAGCCTTGGGGCATCCATCTGGCTTAGGGATACTCGCTCTGAGGTCAGAGAGGCACCCTGTGGGTCAGTCCTGGGTGCCATCCACACctgcctctctcccacctccttctgtGATGAGCAGAGGCTTTGGAGGTGGGTCCCAGAGGCCTGATCCCTCTGCCTTCCCACAGCCTGGGGCAGGCCATCGGCCTCTGGAGGATGAGAAAGAGGTGATCCGCCGGGCCATCCAGAAGGAGCTGAAGATCAAGGAGGGTGTGGAAAACCTGCGGCGGGTGGCCACAGACCGCCGCCACCTGGGCCACGTGCAGCAGCTGCTGCGGTCCTCCAACCGCCGCCTGGAGCAGCTGCATGGAGAGCTGCGGGAGCTTCATGCCCGCATCCTGCTGCCGGGGCCTGGGCCGGGCCCGGCTGGTGAGTGAGGAGCATGAGGAGGCCCCTTGGGATGGGAAGTGACAAGTTGACCCCGCTCCTTGACCTTGGCCCTGACCTACTCTCAGAGTTGGAGAGGAGTGAGCGAGGCATTGGGGGGGAGCTCTCGGCTCTGGAAGAAGGGTTCACATGCCCCACACTCTTTGCACACAGAGCCCGCAGCCTCAGGACCTCGGCCGCTGGCCGAGCAGGCAAGAGCCCGGCACCTGGAGGCTCTACAGAGGCAGCTGCAGGTGGAGCTGAAAGTCAGGCAGGGGGCTGAGAACATGACCCACACCTACGCCAGTGGCACTCCCAAGGTAAGGCCCCCTGGAGGGAAGAGATTGTGTTCTCAGATTATTCAAGAAGGTAGTGATCCAGCGGCTAACCTGATAGGGAAATGCAGCCTAGCCGTTGATCCTGTAAGGGAGACACTCTACCCTTAGTCTGATGGGGGAGGCAGGCCCCAAATCTCAGCTTGGCTCCAATCCCTTGTCTAACAAAGAAGGCAAAACACCAGGGTGATGGGGAATCCCAACCCAACCCCAAGTCTGGTAGGGAAGTCCCAGCTCCTGTCCCAACTCCCAGTATGATGTGGAAGCTCGCCCTGATCTCATAATGGAGGCTTGACCTGAGCCTTTCCTTGTCTAGTCTGATGGGGGAGGCTCTGTTGCAGAGCTACTAAAAAGGGAGGCTTGGAAGCTTCCTGGTCAAGACTTCTAATGCAAGGAgtgctgcaggttcaatccctagtcagggaactaagatgctcaCATGTCATGTGGCCTGGGCCCccccaaataataataaataaataattttttaaaataagatataaaggatattaaaaagcagagacattactttgccaacaaaggtccatttagtcaaggctatggtttttccagtagtcatttatggatgtgagagttggactataaagaaagctaagcaccgaagaactgatgcttttgaactgtggtgtcggagaagactcttgagagtcccttggactgcaaggagatccaaccagtccatcctaaaggaaaccaagcctgaatattcattggaaggactgactgatgctgaagctgaaactccagtattttggctacctcatgtgaagagctggctctttTGAAAGGACCCTgttgcttggaaagattgaaggcaggagaaggggacgacagtggataagatggttggatagcatcactgactcaatggacatgagttggagtaagctccaggagttggtgatggacagggaagcctggcgtgctgcagtccatggggtcgcaaagagtcggacatgactgagctgaactggctGTAGTTATCTGGTCTACTGAGGGAGGCTTAGCTTCAACCCAGACTGATGGAGGAGGCTTGGTCCAGTCCCCAGTCTGACCAGGAAGGCGCTGGCCTCGTCCTGGCCTGATGGGGTATGTGTCATAATCCTATAGGAGAGGAAGCTTCTGGCAGCCGCCCAGCAGATGCTCCAGGACAGCCAGCTGAAGGTGGCCCTGCTGCGAATGAAGATCAGTAGCCTGGAGGCCAGCGGGTCCCCCGAGCCAGGTGAGGCCTGGCCAAGGGGACTGGGCCGGGTGGAGCAGGGCTGGGGCCTGAGGTGGctgacccctcctcctcccaggtcCTGAGCTGATTGTAGAGGAACTACGGCACCGTCTACGCATCGAGGCTGCCGTGGCTGAGGGCGCCAAGAACGTGGTGAAGCTGCTTGGTAGCCGGCGAACACAGGACCGCAAGGTGCTGGCCGAGGTCAGACCGTGGTCCCCTCCCATTGCTTCCTCTCTGACTGGTACCACCCTCTGTAGTGGCCAGTGATACCGCTCGGCAGGCCATGAGGAAACAGGAGgcacattctttttatatatataattttctttgtttctttctgtttggctctgctgagtctttgttgctgcttgggccTTTCTGtagtggtgagtgggggctgctctctagttgcggtgcacaggcttctcactgtggtggcttctcttgttgcggagcacaggctccagggcacaggattcagggctcagcagttgtggctctcgggctctagagaacaggctccATAATTGTGGCGtgtggcttagttgccccaaggcatgcggaatcttcccagaccagggattgaacccgtgtctgttgcactggcaggcaaattctttaccactcagcgaccagggaagcccagaagacacATTCTTGTCTAGATCGGGGGTCTCCAACTTCCAGGCCACGGAccggtacctcctgtcagatcagcagtagCACTAGATTAGAAGTAAAGTGCACAAAAatgttgtttagccactcagtcgtgtccgactctttgtgaccccatggactgcagcacgtcaggctaccctgtccttcaccatctcccggagcttgctcaaactcatgtccatcgagttggtgataccatccaaccatctcgtcctctgtcatccccttctcctcctgcccttagcctttcccagcatcagggtcttttctaatgattcggctcttcgcatcaggtggccaaagtgttggagcatTAGCTTCACAAAAACATAATGCGCTTGAATTGtcctgaaaccatccctcccacctccagtccgtgggaaaattgtcttccacaaaaccagtcccaagtgtcaaaaaggttggggacctctggtcTAGACCTCATCCAGGGTGCCTCTGGGTGACCTGAGCCGCTGCCCTCACCATTACCCCAGGGCCCTGTATCCCCTGCCCGTATCCCTCCTGCAGGCTCAGGCCCAGCTCCAGGAGTCCTGCCAGAAACTGGACCTCTTGCGGCTGGCCTTGGAGCAGCTGCTGGAGAGACTGCCTCCTGCTCACCCTCTGCGCGGCAGAGTGGCCCGGGAGCTGCGGACTGCTGCGTCTGGGAACCCGCAGCCTTCAGGGACACTTGTGAAACCCACCGCCATGACAGGTACCCGGGAGCCCCTCCTATTCAGAGCTGTCCTTCCCTTCCAGGGAGGAGCCTGgaattcagtggtgaagaattttgGAGAAGATTTTCAATCCTGGCTTCACCATcccttagctgtgtgaccttgggccactGACACCCCCTCTCCAGACCTCAGTTTATCACTCTGTCAAATGGGGGTGATAACAGCACCTACTTCATAGGGCTGGTGTGACAATTCAGTGAGTTGTTGCACATGAAGTGCTCGAATTTTCGCaccaaccctatgaggtaggttcTATTATCGCCCCCATTTGACAGAGTGATAAACTGAGGTCTGGAGAGGGGGTGTCagtggcccaaggtcacacagctaaggaTGGTGAAGTCAGGATTGAAAATCTTCTCAATTCTTCCCCAGTGTGTTTCAATGAGGAACCATGAGAATGTTAGGCTGGACGTGCCAGTGTTAGGGAGCTCACAGCCCTGGAGGCCTTGGTACCCAGTTCTGGGCAGTTTGCACTATTAGAAAGTGCTTCCTTATCCTGAGTGGATCTGACACTATGGAAGCCCTGAATTTCCCAACAGGGACCCAGTGCCAACTAGAgggcccagcccctgcctgcaCAGAGCTGGTACAGAATAGATAGGCCTCATCCCATTGTGAGCAGAGCTGAAGGGGAAAAGTACAGGGACTGCGTGGGCCCCCTCACCTGGCCTTGGGGAACCAAGGAATGCTTCCTGGAGGGGGAGGCATGTCCTTGATGGGCTTAAGGGAGTTGACCAAGTCAACAAGTTGGGGAAGGTGAGGGCAAGGTCTTGTTTGTTGTTCcctcgctaagtcgtgtccgagtctttgtaactgcatggactgcaacacgccaggcctctctgtccctcactatttcTCAGAGTTTCTCCAAGTTTGTGtctgttgaattggtgatgctatccagccatctctaGAGCTTGTTAAAAGGCCTAAAATTCAGGTACTTGAAGCCACCCCCTAAGCTGTCTTCCAACTAAGCACCCACATTCCTCCAGTCATTCTTTCTAGGATGACCTTCCCATCCTGGGCACTGCCTCAGTTTATAAGGTCTCTCGGAGTATAACCCCCCCAGGCCCCGACTCCCTAAATGGTGCTCTTCAGCCCTATGTATGTCCTCAAGAGCTGCTAGAGTCCCACTGCTTCCTCTATCCTCGGAGGGACAAATCTCTAGTGACCCTAAAAATGAGCCCACTTGGTTGGCAAAACACACTGGTACCCACCACAGGAAGTGGGGCTGAGTTAGGCCCCGGGAGGAGGTGGCCGGCCAGGCACCCTGCTCCTCTGGGGCTCTTGTCCCTGGCGTGGTGCTGCCTAGGCCCGGAGTCCTGGGCAGCGAGAGGACTGAGGTCTGAGTCTGACTCCTCTGCCTCTGTGTCCCTGCTTCTTCCCGCACGTAGAGGGATGGCGGGAGGGGAGGACCAGTTGGTCGGCCCCCAGGGTGGCAGGTGGCTGCCAAGGCGTAAGGCGAGCAGGCTCTGGGTTTGCTACCTCCATGAGAAGGCAACATTCCTGGGGTCCCAGGGACCCTTTGGAGGATGGCATCTGATGATGGCCCCTCACACGCTCCCCGACAGGGACACTGCAGGTCCGCCTCCTGGGCTGTGAGCAGCTGCTGACGGCAGTGCCTGGACGTTCCCCCGCGGCCGCGCTGGCCGGGAGCCCTTCCCAGGGCTGGCTTCGGAGCAGAGCCAAGCAGCAGCGTGGGGGAGGCGAGCTGGCCAGTGAGTAGGGGGCCCCGGGAGCTGGGGAGCGCAAAGGTTCCCCCCCCGACTCCTGGCCTGCCCTGAGCCCCGACTCTGGCCTTGCAGGTGAGGTGCTGGCCGTGCTGAAGGTGGACAATCGCGTTGTGGGCCAGACGGGCTGGGGGCCTGTGGCCAAGCAGTCCTGGGACCAGACCTTTGTCATTGCCCTGGAGCGGGTGAGGCTGCCCTTGTGTGGACCGGGGTGATCGCGGTTCGTGGGGTGGAAGGCTGGACAGGTAGTGGCTGGTACCAGGCTCACCCCCACTCAACCTGGCCTCCCCGTGTAGGCCCGGGAGCTGGAGATCGGGGTCCACTGGCGGGACTGGAGGCAGCTGTGCGGCGTGGCCTTCCTGAGGCTGGAGGACTTCCTGGACAATGCCTGTCACCAGCTGTCCCTCAGCCTGGTGCCACAGGGACTGCTCTTTGCCCAGGTGCCCCCCGCGGCCCCTGCCCTCTGACCTCATGGGCCCATGGATCTGTTAACGTGAGAGGGGCCTTGGAGACTGtgccccccctgcccccaatccacaGCAAggagtggaaactgaggccccgagGGAGGAGCTCTCCAGGGATGAAAGATTCCCAGCCACTCTCTGAGGACTTCACAGGAGAGGAATAGCCCGCGTCCTTGTCCTGACTGCCCCGCCGCGTGTGCGACCCTGGGCaagtccctttctcctccaggcctcagtttctcccctgGTACCAGTGAGGATGCCGAATCCATTCTCTCTGAGTCCCTGTAGCTCTTGCATCTGTTGACAACGGGCTCAGGCTGCAATCCTGGAGGCCGAGGAGGTGCctggggcaggtgggaggggactGGTCTtcagccctgccccctgcccccacaggtGACCTTCTGTGACCCTGTCATTGAGAGGAGGCCCCGACTGCAGAGGCAGAAACGCATTTTCTCAAAACGCAGAGGTATGGAAGGCTGGCgagcagggagcagggctgggcccCTCCCGAGACCTTGAGACTGAGCCTGCTTTTGCCCCAGGTCAGGACttcctgagggcttcccagatgaatCTCAGCATGGCGGCCTGGGGACGCTTGGTCATGAGCCTGCTGCCCCCATGCAGCTCCCCAAGCACCATCAGCCCCCCCAAAGCGTGCTCCCAGACTCCAGCCACACCCCAGCGGGCCACCGACCCCGACTCGCCCAGGTGAGGAGCCTCGCTCACCCCAGGCTGCCTGCTTCTCTGCGGTGTCACCTCTCTCCAGACGCAGATGGTGCCTGCCCCGTGGCTCGCCCTCtgacctgtctgtctgtctcacgTGGCTGTGTGTCCACCCCCGCCCTCCCTGCCCGCTGCTCTTCCAACTGTCTGTGCCCGGTATGTGTCTGCTTCTACCCCACAGTAACTTCCCACCCAAGAAGACCCCCTTGCGAGAAGAGATCCAACCCCTACCCAAGCCCCCTCGCCTCTACCTGGCCCAGGAGCCAACCCCTGAAGAGATGCCGGTGAGGGGCAGCAGGGCAGGGTTGGTCACCCTGGGGGCTGCCCAGGTTGGGTggcagggctggagggaaggAAGCCCTGCTCTGCCTTGAGACCCTCTCCCCTCGCAGCGCACCAAACGTCCCCACATGGAGCCCAGGATTCGACTCGAGCCGCCTCTGCCAGCCCCGGCTACCAGGTACCCTGGCGGGCTCACCTCGGTGTTTGAGgcttttatccactcatctggGTATTTGCATGTCAGACGTTCACACCTCACCCTGGGCTCCTTGGCTTGCTCAGGTTCTCACTCGTTGAACCCACATTATTGAGCTCAGCCTGCTTGCCAGACCCCAAGACACTGCAGTCCTGGgaaccctgcccacctcccccggGCTCTGGAGCCCCATAGAGGGGGACCACCCAAGATCGAGCACGGGGGGTTTGGAGCGACTCCTGGTGGAGGCCCAGCCCTTCCTTGTGCTGGGGGCTTCCTGTGCCCTTTCTCTTGCAGGAAACCCCCCCGGCTTCAGGACTTCCGCTGCTTGGCCGTGCTGGGCCGGGGCCACTTCGGGAAGGTAGGGGCTGAGGAGGTGCGGCGGAAGGGGGTGGGCAGGCCCCCAGCACGTTAGCTAgggggctctgggctctggggggcagtgggcaggggaAGTAGATTCCTGTACTGCCCATCTGTAACCCAAACCTCTCTCTGGTCTTCAGGTCCTCTTGGTCCAATTCAAGGG
Protein-coding sequences here:
- the PKN3 gene encoding serine/threonine-protein kinase N3 isoform X2; translated protein: MARGRGCSSRFAWALGLRLCVSLLGAGGGGGGEEKWSSSSRQTGMGTSVYKIGPQTPSGKGEPGAGHRPLEDEKEVIRRAIQKELKIKEGVENLRRVATDRRHLGHVQQLLRSSNRRLEQLHGELRELHARILLPGPGPGPAEPAASGPRPLAEQARARHLEALQRQLQVELKVRQGAENMTHTYASGTPKERKLLAAAQQMLQDSQLKVALLRMKISSLEASGSPEPGPELIVEELRHRLRIEAAVAEGAKNVVKLLGSRRTQDRKVLAEAQAQLQESCQKLDLLRLALEQLLERLPPAHPLRGRVARELRTAASGNPQPSGTLVKPTAMTGTLQVRLLGCEQLLTAVPGRSPAAALAGSPSQGWLRSRAKQQRGGGELASEVLAVLKVDNRVVGQTGWGPVAKQSWDQTFVIALERARELEIGVHWRDWRQLCGVAFLRLEDFLDNACHQLSLSLVPQGLLFAQVTFCDPVIERRPRLQRQKRIFSKRRGQDFLRASQMNLSMAAWGRLVMSLLPPCSSPSTISPPKACSQTPATPQRATDPDSPSNFPPKKTPLREEIQPLPKPPRLYLAQEPTPEEMPRTKRPHMEPRIRLEPPLPAPATRKPPRLQDFRCLAVLGRGHFGKVLLVQFKGTGQYYAIKALKKQEVLSRDEIESLYCEKRILEAVGCTGHPFLLPLLACFQTSSHACFVTEFAPGGDLMMQIHEDVFPEPQARFYLACVVLGLQFLHEQKIIYRDLKLDNLLLDAQGFLKIADFGLCKEGIGFGDRTSTFCGTPEFLAPEVLTQEAYTRAVDWWGLGVLLYEMLVGECPFPGDTEEEVFDCIVNAEAPYPRFLSVQGLELIQKLLQKCPEKRLGAGERDAEEIKTQPFFRTTDWQALLARAVQPPFVPTLCGPTDLRYFEGEFTGLPPALTPPDPRSPLTARQQAAFRDFDFVSERFLEP
- the PKN3 gene encoding serine/threonine-protein kinase N3 isoform X4, whose product is MERGEPGAGHRPLEDEKEVIRRAIQKELKIKEGVENLRRVATDRRHLGHVQQLLRSSNRRLEQLHGELRELHARILLPGPGPGPAEPAASGPRPLAEQARARHLEALQRQLQVELKVRQGAENMTHTYASGTPKERKLLAAAQQMLQDSQLKVALLRMKISSLEASGSPEPGPELIVEELRHRLRIEAAVAEGAKNVVKLLGSRRTQDRKVLAEAQAQLQESCQKLDLLRLALEQLLERLPPAHPLRGRVARELRTAASGNPQPSGTLVKPTAMTGTLQVRLLGCEQLLTAVPGRSPAAALAGSPSQGWLRSRAKQQRGGGELASEVLAVLKVDNRVVGQTGWGPVAKQSWDQTFVIALERARELEIGVHWRDWRQLCGVAFLRLEDFLDNACHQLSLSLVPQGLLFAQVTFCDPVIERRPRLQRQKRIFSKRRGQDFLRASQMNLSMAAWGRLVMSLLPPCSSPSTISPPKACSQTPATPQRATDPDSPSNFPPKKTPLREEIQPLPKPPRLYLAQEPTPEEMPRTKRPHMEPRIRLEPPLPAPATRKPPRLQDFRCLAVLGRGHFGKVLLVQFKGTGQYYAIKALKKQEVLSRDEIESLYCEKRILEAVGCTGHPFLLPLLACFQTSSHACFVTEFAPGGDLMMQIHEDVFPEPQARFYLACVVLGLQFLHEQKIIYRDLKLDNLLLDAQGFLKIADFGLCKEGIGFGDRTSTFCGTPEFLAPEVLTQEAYTRAVDWWGLGVLLYEMLVGECPFPGDTEEEVFDCIVNAEAPYPRFLSVQGLELIQKLLQKCPEKRLGAGERDAEEIKTQPFFRTTDWQALLARAVQPPFVPTLCGPTDLRYFEGEFTGLPPALTPPDPRSPLTARQQAAFRDFDFVSERFLEP
- the PKN3 gene encoding serine/threonine-protein kinase N3 isoform X1 yields the protein MSLSVPVSRGGAQCRTGAGTTASDEAPWVPHSAGTSDPGPRGLHWGSIPRSRGAALVPGSRQGQRSSGGGAGSRVSGATSREVSSRKALAEGAGASGTGVVERRGRAAGAAPWRRGRSGRRQERGLERSLGASIWLRDTRSEPGAGHRPLEDEKEVIRRAIQKELKIKEGVENLRRVATDRRHLGHVQQLLRSSNRRLEQLHGELRELHARILLPGPGPGPAEPAASGPRPLAEQARARHLEALQRQLQVELKVRQGAENMTHTYASGTPKERKLLAAAQQMLQDSQLKVALLRMKISSLEASGSPEPGPELIVEELRHRLRIEAAVAEGAKNVVKLLGSRRTQDRKVLAEAQAQLQESCQKLDLLRLALEQLLERLPPAHPLRGRVARELRTAASGNPQPSGTLVKPTAMTGTLQVRLLGCEQLLTAVPGRSPAAALAGSPSQGWLRSRAKQQRGGGELASEVLAVLKVDNRVVGQTGWGPVAKQSWDQTFVIALERARELEIGVHWRDWRQLCGVAFLRLEDFLDNACHQLSLSLVPQGLLFAQVTFCDPVIERRPRLQRQKRIFSKRRGQDFLRASQMNLSMAAWGRLVMSLLPPCSSPSTISPPKACSQTPATPQRATDPDSPSNFPPKKTPLREEIQPLPKPPRLYLAQEPTPEEMPRTKRPHMEPRIRLEPPLPAPATRKPPRLQDFRCLAVLGRGHFGKVLLVQFKGTGQYYAIKALKKQEVLSRDEIESLYCEKRILEAVGCTGHPFLLPLLACFQTSSHACFVTEFAPGGDLMMQIHEDVFPEPQARFYLACVVLGLQFLHEQKIIYRDLKLDNLLLDAQGFLKIADFGLCKEGIGFGDRTSTFCGTPEFLAPEVLTQEAYTRAVDWWGLGVLLYEMLVGECPFPGDTEEEVFDCIVNAEAPYPRFLSVQGLELIQKLLQKCPEKRLGAGERDAEEIKTQPFFRTTDWQALLARAVQPPFVPTLCGPTDLRYFEGEFTGLPPALTPPDPRSPLTARQQAAFRDFDFVSERFLEP
- the PKN3 gene encoding serine/threonine-protein kinase N3 isoform X3, encoding MEEGAQRQPGAGHRPLEDEKEVIRRAIQKELKIKEGVENLRRVATDRRHLGHVQQLLRSSNRRLEQLHGELRELHARILLPGPGPGPAEPAASGPRPLAEQARARHLEALQRQLQVELKVRQGAENMTHTYASGTPKERKLLAAAQQMLQDSQLKVALLRMKISSLEASGSPEPGPELIVEELRHRLRIEAAVAEGAKNVVKLLGSRRTQDRKVLAEAQAQLQESCQKLDLLRLALEQLLERLPPAHPLRGRVARELRTAASGNPQPSGTLVKPTAMTGTLQVRLLGCEQLLTAVPGRSPAAALAGSPSQGWLRSRAKQQRGGGELASEVLAVLKVDNRVVGQTGWGPVAKQSWDQTFVIALERARELEIGVHWRDWRQLCGVAFLRLEDFLDNACHQLSLSLVPQGLLFAQVTFCDPVIERRPRLQRQKRIFSKRRGQDFLRASQMNLSMAAWGRLVMSLLPPCSSPSTISPPKACSQTPATPQRATDPDSPSNFPPKKTPLREEIQPLPKPPRLYLAQEPTPEEMPRTKRPHMEPRIRLEPPLPAPATRKPPRLQDFRCLAVLGRGHFGKVLLVQFKGTGQYYAIKALKKQEVLSRDEIESLYCEKRILEAVGCTGHPFLLPLLACFQTSSHACFVTEFAPGGDLMMQIHEDVFPEPQARFYLACVVLGLQFLHEQKIIYRDLKLDNLLLDAQGFLKIADFGLCKEGIGFGDRTSTFCGTPEFLAPEVLTQEAYTRAVDWWGLGVLLYEMLVGECPFPGDTEEEVFDCIVNAEAPYPRFLSVQGLELIQKLLQKCPEKRLGAGERDAEEIKTQPFFRTTDWQALLARAVQPPFVPTLCGPTDLRYFEGEFTGLPPALTPPDPRSPLTARQQAAFRDFDFVSERFLEP
- the PKN3 gene encoding serine/threonine-protein kinase N3 isoform X6 — encoded protein: MEEGAQRQPGAGHRPLEDEKEVIRRAIQKELKIKEGVENLRRVATDRRHLGHVQQLLRSSNRRLEQLHGELRELHARILLPGPGPGPAEPAASGPRPLAEQARARHLEALQRQLQVELKVRQGAENMTHTYASGTPKERKLLAAAQQMLQDSQLKVALLRMKISSLEASGSPEPGPELIVEELRHRLRIEAAVAEGAKNVVKLLGSRRTQDRKVLAEAQAQLQESCQKLDLLRLALEQLLERLPPAHPLRGRVARELRTAASGNPQPSGTLVKPTAMTGTLQVRLLGCEQLLTAVPGRSPAAALAGSPSQGWLRSRAKQQRGGGELASEVLAVLKVDNRVVGQTGWGPVAKQSWDQTFVIALERARELEIGVHWRDWRQLCGVAFLRLEDFLDNACHQLSLSLVPQGLLFAQVTFCDPVIERRPRLQRQKRIFSKRRGQDFLRASQMNLSMAAWGRLVMSLLPPCSSPSTISPPKACSQTPATPQRATDPDSPSNFPPKKTPLREEIQPLPKPPRLYLAQEPTPEEMPRTKRPHMEPRIRLEPPLPAPATRKPPRLQDFRCLAVLGRGHFGKVLLVQFKGTGQYYAIKALKKQEVLSRDEIESLYCEKRILEAVGCTGHPFLLPLLACFQTSSHACFVTEFAPGGDLMMQIHEDVFPEPQARFYLACVVLGLQFLHEQKIIYRDLKLDNLLLDAQGFLKIADFGLCKEGIGFGDRTSTFCGTPEFLAPEVLTQEAYTRAVDWWGLGVLLYEMLVGECPFPGDTEEEVFDCIVNAEAPYPRFLSVQGLELIQKLLQKCPEKRLGADHRLAGSACPRRPAPLCAHPLRPHRPALLRGRVHGAAARPDPT
- the PKN3 gene encoding serine/threonine-protein kinase N3 isoform X5, whose translation is MTHTYASGTPKERKLLAAAQQMLQDSQLKVALLRMKISSLEASGSPEPGPELIVEELRHRLRIEAAVAEGAKNVVKLLGSRRTQDRKVLAEAQAQLQESCQKLDLLRLALEQLLERLPPAHPLRGRVARELRTAASGNPQPSGTLVKPTAMTGTLQVRLLGCEQLLTAVPGRSPAAALAGSPSQGWLRSRAKQQRGGGELASEVLAVLKVDNRVVGQTGWGPVAKQSWDQTFVIALERARELEIGVHWRDWRQLCGVAFLRLEDFLDNACHQLSLSLVPQGLLFAQVTFCDPVIERRPRLQRQKRIFSKRRGQDFLRASQMNLSMAAWGRLVMSLLPPCSSPSTISPPKACSQTPATPQRATDPDSPSNFPPKKTPLREEIQPLPKPPRLYLAQEPTPEEMPRTKRPHMEPRIRLEPPLPAPATRKPPRLQDFRCLAVLGRGHFGKVLLVQFKGTGQYYAIKALKKQEVLSRDEIESLYCEKRILEAVGCTGHPFLLPLLACFQTSSHACFVTEFAPGGDLMMQIHEDVFPEPQARFYLACVVLGLQFLHEQKIIYRDLKLDNLLLDAQGFLKIADFGLCKEGIGFGDRTSTFCGTPEFLAPEVLTQEAYTRAVDWWGLGVLLYEMLVGECPFPGDTEEEVFDCIVNAEAPYPRFLSVQGLELIQKLLQKCPEKRLGAGERDAEEIKTQPFFRTTDWQALLARAVQPPFVPTLCGPTDLRYFEGEFTGLPPALTPPDPRSPLTARQQAAFRDFDFVSERFLEP